In the genome of Actinomadura graeca, one region contains:
- a CDS encoding phosphotransferase family protein, whose protein sequence is MDLVTHSPAPTLPVGAPLSPTTLRWVEGCLGKGAEVRMIRPLAGGSAHANHALLVETPAGSAHRLVLRRWTPRDTAPAADPVTAARRYYVDTEFSPEREIAALALLAGCEIPTPSLVAADPSGAYCDVPALLITRLVGHPPRPAPDDLPEYLIQLAAALLAVHALNGASTMPPYVPYNRLDVRLPPKHATRPGLWERAFEAAAGTPPEAPARFIHRDYHPDNTLWSYGKLTGVVDWSDASSGPIAVDIARMRRGLVLRYGRGVADRFLATFDQVSGGHPHHPYWDVRSVLDLLPEEDDRLLDEAKVPLLEDYLAGLLAGLTG, encoded by the coding sequence ATGGATCTCGTGACCCACTCACCGGCTCCCACTCTTCCCGTCGGCGCCCCGCTCAGCCCCACCACCCTGCGCTGGGTGGAGGGCTGTCTGGGCAAGGGCGCCGAGGTGCGGATGATCCGGCCACTGGCGGGGGGCTCCGCCCACGCCAACCACGCCCTGCTGGTGGAGACCCCCGCGGGCAGCGCCCACCGGCTCGTCCTGCGCCGCTGGACGCCCCGCGACACCGCGCCCGCGGCCGACCCGGTGACGGCCGCCCGCCGCTACTACGTCGACACGGAGTTCTCACCCGAGCGTGAGATCGCCGCGCTCGCGCTGCTCGCCGGCTGTGAGATCCCGACCCCCTCGCTCGTCGCCGCCGACCCGTCCGGCGCGTACTGCGATGTCCCCGCGCTGCTCATCACGCGGCTGGTCGGGCACCCGCCCCGCCCGGCGCCGGACGACCTGCCCGAGTACCTGATCCAGCTCGCCGCGGCGCTGCTCGCGGTGCACGCGCTGAACGGGGCGTCCACGATGCCCCCGTACGTCCCGTACAACCGGCTCGACGTGCGGCTGCCGCCCAAGCACGCGACGCGCCCGGGCCTGTGGGAGCGCGCCTTCGAGGCCGCCGCGGGGACGCCGCCCGAGGCGCCCGCCCGGTTCATCCACCGCGACTACCACCCCGACAACACGCTCTGGTCGTACGGCAAGCTCACCGGCGTGGTCGACTGGTCGGACGCCTCGTCCGGCCCCATCGCCGTCGACATCGCGCGGATGCGGCGCGGGCTCGTGCTGCGGTACGGGCGGGGCGTCGCCGACCGGTTCCTGGCCACGTTCGACCAGGTGTCCGGCGGCCACCCGCACCACCCGTACTGGGACGTGCGCAGCGTCCTCGACCTGCTGCCCGAGGAGGACGACCGCCTCCTCGACGAGGCGAAGGTCCCGCTCCTGGAGGACTACCTCGCCGGCCTGCTGGCCGGGCTCACAGGGTGA